A genome region from Macaca fascicularis isolate 582-1 chromosome 3, T2T-MFA8v1.1 includes the following:
- the FAM180A gene encoding protein FAM180A, with translation MHWKTLLLLLLYSNAQASMCHRWSRAVLFPAAHRPKRSSSLPLNPVLQNSLEEVELLFEFLLAELEISPDLQISIKDEELASLRKASDFRSVCNNVIPKSIPDIRRLSASLSSHPGILKKEDFERTVLTLAYAAYRTALSHGYQKDIWAQSLVSLFQALRHDLMRSSQPGVPP, from the exons ATGCATTGGAAGACGTTGCTGCTTCTGCTGTTGTATTCCAATGCTCAGGCTTCCATGTGCCACAGGTGGAGCAGGG ccgTGCTCTTCCCTGCTGCCCACCGGCCAAAGAGGTCCTCATCACTGCCATTGAACCCAGTCCTGCAGAACTCCCTGGAGGAAGTGGAGCTGCTCTTCGAG TTCCTGCTGGCCGAACTTGAGATCAGCCCTGACCTGCAGATCTCCATCAAGGACGAGGAGCTGGCCTCCTTGCGGAAGGCCTCGGACTTCCGCAGTGTCTGCAACAACGTCATCCCCAAGAGCATCCCAGACATCCGCCGGCTCAGCGCCAGCCTCTCCAGCCACCCTGGCATCCTCAAGAAAGAAGACTTTGAAAGGACAGTGCTGACCCTAGCCTATGCGGCCTACCGCACAGCCCTGTCCCATGGCTATCAGAAGGACATCTGGGCGCAGTCCCTCGTTAGCCTCTTCCAAGCCCTGAGGCATGACTTGATGCGCTCCTCACAGCCGGGAGTACCTCCCTGA